One stretch of Schlesneria sp. DSM 10557 DNA includes these proteins:
- a CDS encoding ArsR/SmtB family transcription factor, with amino-acid sequence MTGRDLQRTCETGDVPLPEDASASQLAGLAWAIAHPARVRIVRLLASRKSCVCGEIVDQLPLAQSTVSQHLKILKASGLIEGEVDGPKVCYCINPAKLEELKSLVGNL; translated from the coding sequence ATGACGGGTCGAGATCTCCAGCGGACTTGTGAAACTGGCGACGTACCCTTGCCGGAGGACGCATCGGCGTCGCAGCTTGCGGGCCTTGCCTGGGCGATCGCTCATCCGGCACGGGTCCGGATTGTGCGATTGCTGGCCAGTCGAAAGTCGTGTGTCTGTGGCGAGATCGTCGATCAACTTCCCCTCGCACAATCCACTGTGTCGCAGCATTTGAAAATTCTCAAAGCCTCGGGTCTGATTGAGGGCGAAGTGGATGGCCCGAAAGTTTGCTACTGTATCAATCCCGCAAAGCTGGAGGAGCTGAAGTCCCTGGTCGGGAACCTTTGA
- the arsD gene encoding arsenite efflux transporter metallochaperone ArsD, with translation MKVVQVYDKPMCCSTGVCGPQVDPALARFAADLDWLKSQGHQVERFNLGQQPQAFIDNPSVHQVLSTEGTESLPLILIDGQIVSRATFPDRLVLAGWTDSAVPVTPSGSCCGGAAASSASSCCSEPKSANPLNVLSCGDTDSKCC, from the coding sequence ATGAAGGTCGTTCAGGTTTACGACAAGCCGATGTGCTGTTCGACAGGTGTCTGCGGCCCTCAAGTGGACCCGGCACTCGCTCGATTTGCAGCGGATCTGGATTGGCTGAAATCGCAGGGACATCAGGTCGAGCGATTCAATCTGGGGCAGCAACCCCAGGCCTTCATTGATAACCCATCTGTCCATCAGGTTTTGTCGACAGAGGGGACCGAAAGCTTACCTCTGATCCTGATTGACGGACAAATCGTCAGTCGCGCCACCTTCCCCGATCGCCTCGTGCTGGCAGGCTGGACTGATTCCGCTGTGCCGGTAACTCCGTCAGGCAGTTGTTGTGGCGGTGCAGCGGCCTCGTCCGCGAGTTCCTGCTGCTCAGAACCGAAGTCGGCCAACCCATTGAACGTTCTGAGTTGTGGTGACACGGATTCGAAGTGCTGTTAA
- the arsA gene encoding arsenical pump-driving ATPase, with the protein MTFLQAPTRILFFTGKGGVGKTTSACAAAVRLADTGKRVLLVSTDPASNLDDVLGVSLHPRPTPVPEVPGLSAMNLDPQQSAAEYRERMVGPYRNLLPAAAITSMEEQFSGSCTVEIAAFDEFARLLGDSRMTAEFDHVIFDTAPTGHTLRLLTLPSAWSGFMESNTTGTSCIGPLAGLQAQQQLYRDTVDALGDSTTTTIVLVTRPEQAALKEAARTSEELAALGVRNQRLLVNGLFQASDPSDQLALALQRRGESAMEEMPAVLRQLPQTVVPLGSQGVLGVEALRRFGTSHPGDERLDAPPALAKEVPVGLGALTASLADAGHGVILTMGKGGVGKTTIAAAIAVSLAERGLRVHLTTTDPAAHIAATLASESLENLTVGRVDPTAETARYQDEVMQTAGSSLDERGKELLAEDLRSPCTEEIAVFRAFAAAVAEGTDRFVVLDTAPTGHTVLLLDAALAYHREVLRQADQMPEAVQQLLPRLRDPAFTRVLIVTLPEATPVHEAAQLQHDLQRAQIEPFAWVINQSLLPLTVTDPVLSRRRAHETTFVNEVITRHSERVVLVPWQQQPPVGIRALRGLAEMGRVSADAGQLKE; encoded by the coding sequence ATGACATTTCTCCAAGCGCCGACCCGCATCTTATTCTTCACCGGAAAAGGAGGAGTTGGCAAGACCACCTCCGCATGTGCTGCGGCCGTACGGCTGGCCGATACAGGGAAACGCGTCCTGCTCGTTTCCACAGACCCGGCCTCCAATCTCGATGATGTGCTGGGCGTGTCCCTTCATCCGCGTCCCACTCCCGTGCCGGAAGTGCCGGGGTTGTCTGCGATGAACCTCGACCCACAGCAGTCCGCTGCCGAATATCGTGAGCGGATGGTGGGGCCCTATCGAAATCTGCTTCCCGCGGCTGCAATTACGAGCATGGAAGAGCAGTTCTCGGGATCATGCACGGTGGAGATTGCCGCCTTCGACGAGTTCGCTCGCCTGTTAGGTGATTCCCGCATGACGGCGGAGTTTGACCACGTCATTTTTGATACGGCCCCGACGGGTCATACGTTGCGATTGCTCACGCTTCCTTCTGCGTGGTCTGGTTTCATGGAGTCGAACACGACGGGAACTTCGTGCATCGGTCCGCTGGCGGGGCTGCAAGCACAGCAGCAACTTTACCGCGACACGGTCGACGCACTGGGTGACTCGACCACGACGACAATCGTACTGGTGACTCGACCCGAGCAAGCGGCGCTCAAGGAAGCGGCTCGCACGAGTGAGGAACTGGCTGCCCTCGGTGTCAGGAACCAGCGACTGCTGGTTAACGGGCTGTTCCAGGCTTCGGATCCCTCGGATCAACTCGCTCTTGCGTTGCAGCGGCGGGGTGAGTCCGCGATGGAGGAAATGCCTGCGGTCCTGCGCCAGCTACCTCAGACGGTCGTGCCGCTGGGATCGCAAGGGGTACTGGGTGTTGAGGCGCTCCGCCGCTTTGGAACCAGTCATCCGGGAGACGAGCGACTCGACGCACCCCCTGCTCTGGCGAAGGAGGTGCCGGTCGGACTGGGTGCCCTGACAGCGAGCCTGGCAGACGCGGGACATGGCGTCATTCTCACCATGGGAAAAGGGGGCGTCGGAAAAACGACGATTGCGGCGGCGATTGCCGTCAGTCTTGCAGAGCGGGGGCTGCGGGTCCACTTGACGACGACCGATCCCGCAGCCCACATTGCTGCGACGCTGGCCAGCGAATCGCTTGAAAACTTGACTGTCGGCCGGGTCGATCCCACTGCGGAGACTGCGCGTTATCAAGACGAGGTGATGCAGACCGCCGGTTCCAGTCTGGATGAACGAGGGAAAGAACTTCTTGCCGAGGATCTGCGGTCACCCTGTACAGAAGAAATCGCTGTCTTCCGTGCTTTCGCCGCAGCGGTGGCAGAAGGAACCGACCGATTCGTCGTTCTGGACACGGCTCCGACCGGTCACACTGTCTTGTTGCTGGATGCGGCCCTTGCTTACCACCGCGAGGTGCTGCGACAGGCCGATCAAATGCCAGAAGCGGTCCAGCAGCTTTTGCCCCGCTTGAGAGATCCCGCTTTCACGCGAGTCTTGATCGTGACTCTTCCCGAAGCCACGCCCGTGCATGAAGCGGCACAACTCCAGCACGATCTGCAACGCGCCCAGATCGAGCCCTTCGCCTGGGTCATCAATCAAAGCCTGCTGCCCCTCACTGTCACAGACCCGGTTTTGAGTCGTCGGCGGGCGCATGAGACGACCTTTGTGAATGAAGTCATCACACGCCATAGCGAACGTGTGGTGCTCGTTCCCTGGCAGCAGCAGCCCCCGGTTGGAATCAGGGCACTCAGGGGACTGGCGGAGATGGGCCGGGTGTCCGCCGACGCCGGGCAACTGAAAGAGTGA